A window of the Mytilus trossulus isolate FHL-02 unplaced genomic scaffold, PNRI_Mtr1.1.1.hap1 h1tg000050l__unscaffolded, whole genome shotgun sequence genome harbors these coding sequences:
- the LOC134699348 gene encoding uncharacterized protein LOC134699348: MSEEEISAVEPMDESQLLKDDESDLTTADAVSLFNSSLNKALQRQKSEILSEFKKTQVSSVNTNTHTRIEHLLTSESLDQTLDLQSIVKTELDTLNQRNKILKIADRHGWDTVHEYLDDPLADNVEDASKLRTAVFRANQVVAEEVSMAENFFVASAKNLDPEMTTTVNKTTPSSSTTTDCAFTAKDQDTLPVSVPSKHVPSVVPSQHQPLLQVLHPCLNEKDSATWRKISQFANSNQEFTGCEKSIFNIVRSSKAVSTNKKYDVYFKKFKEWCISYKVIPLPASVSSVAVYISGLVQRSVSESVLLAHFYSIKWYHDFSLVCNPCEDKLIQMMIEGAKRILSKPVLKKEPMTADHLQKIVDKIGSDRAHLPNVRICAMMLVGYAGFLLYSEIANLKMCNIKFFDTYVSLNIETGKTDVYRRGNNVIISKTNLPTCPVVWLLTYINLAKLALDSNQYVFRSVRFFKSINSYKLAEVNRPLSYTRARELLLGTLTAIGLDCKPFCLHSLRSGGATAAARNDVSDRLIKEHGRWRTDFAKDGYIKDSVKKQLTVSSNLGI, from the exons ATGTCCGAAGAAGAAATTTCTGCCGTGGAGCCAATGGACGAAAGTCAACTCTTAAAAGACGACGAAAGTGATCTTACTACAGCTGATGCAGTTTCCTTATTTAACAGTTCTTTAAATAAGGCCCTTCAGAGACAGAAAAGTGAGATTTTATCGGAGTTCAAAAAGACCCAAGTAAGCTCTGTCAATACAAACACGCACAC AAGAATTGAACATTTGCTAACTTCCGAGTCACTTGACCAAACTCTTGACCTACAGTCTATTGTTAAAACTGAGCTTGACACTTTGAACCAGCGAaacaaaattctgaaaatcgcTGATCGCCATGGGTGGGATACCGTTCACGAATATCTGGACGATCCTCTTGCTGACAATGTTGAAGATGCTTCAAAGCTACGCACTGCCGTTTTCAGAGCTAACC AGGTGGTGGCAGAGGAGGTTTCAATGGCAGAGAATTTTTTCGTGGCTTCAGCAAAGAATCTGGACCCAGAAATGACAACTACAGTCAACAAAACAACTCCCAGCAGCAGTACAACGACGGACTGTGCTTTTACTGCAAAAGACCAGGACACACTGCCCGTTTCTGTCCCTTCAAAGCACGTGCCTTCAGTAGTACCAAGTCAGCACCAGCCACTATTACAAGTGCTCCATCCCTGTCTTAATGAAAAA GACAGTGCAACATGGAGGAAAATTTCTCAGTTTGCGAATTCAAATCAAGAGTTTACCGGATGTGAAAAAAGCATTTTCAATATTGTGAGAAGCAGTAAAGCAGTTTCTACAAATAAAAAGTATGatgtgtatttcaaaaaatttaaagaatggTGTATTTCATATAAAGTTATTCCGTTACCTGCAAGTGTATCCTCCGTTGCAGTTTATATTAGTGGCCTTGTGCAGCGATCCGTATCTGAGTCTGTTTTATTAGCTCATTTTTATAGCATAAAGTGGTATCATGATTTCAGTTTAGTGTGCAATCCGTGTGAAGACAAGCTTATTCAGATGATGATTGAAGGAGCTAAGAGAATTCTAAGTAaaccagttttgaaaaaagagcCAATGACAGCAGATCATTTACAGAAGATAGTGGACAAAATTGGTAGTGATCGTGCTCATTTGCCGAATGTTAGAATTTGTGCTATGATGTTAGTTGGTTATGCAGGATTTTTACTCTACAGTGAGAtagcaaatttaaaaatgtgtaaCATAAAATTTTTTGACACTTATGTTTCTTTGAATATTGAAACTGGGAAAACTGATGTATATAGAAGGGGTAATAATGttataatttctaaaacaaatttgCCTACCTGTCCAGTAGTTTGGTTATTGACATACATTAATTTAGCTAAATTGGCTTTGGATTCTAATCAATATGTGTTTCGTTCTGTTAGATTTTTTAAGTCAATAAATTCTTATAAGTTAGCAGAGGTTAATCGTCCGTTATCTTATACTAGAGCTAGGGAGTTACTTTTGGGCACATTAACTGCGATTGGTCTTGATTGTAAACCTTTTTGTCTTCATAGTTTGCGCAGTGGTGGTGCAACTGCTGCTGCAAGAAATGACGTTTCTGATCGTTTAATTAAAGAGCATGGAAGGTGGCGTACCGATTTTGCTAAAGATGGTTATATCAAAGATTCTGTTAAAAAGCAACTAACGGTTTCGTCAAATCTTGGTATATAA